The DNA sequence GAGAACGCTGACTTACGAAGATAATTAGACAGAAAGCCAGACATTTCTCCGCCCGCTATTTGTTCTTGGTTTGCGGTTACACTGTGCCCTGGGTCTACCTGAACAGCCTTTCCATCTTGCAAGCGCAGGATGCTTTGGGTTTGGTTACCTCCGGGGATTGGGTTGCTGTAACTAGCAATATTGCCAAGCCCATCAATATCATTGCGGCCTTTTTTTGATGTTAGGTAACCTAGCATATGATCAAAAGAGCGGTTTTCTAGCATCAGCACAACAATATGTTCTATTTTTTTAGCGGCCCCCCCGTTAGTTGGCGTTTCAGGTGCCATGGTACCTGTTGTGCCGACAAATGTTGGAGTAAAGCCTTGAGTTAAAAATTGAAATGGAACCGTGGTGGGAACGGTTGGCGTAACGGGGGTAAATGCTTGGGCAACCAATAAAGGCTCAAACTCATGGTCTGGCTGAAAGGCCTCCTGCAGACGAAGCTTATGGCTAGGGGTAGCATAATGCCGAACGATCATTTGAGCGTCTGTCATTCGCAAATCATAAAATTGCCGATCATCGTTACCTTTCGCCAAGAACATAATCCCTTCAGTAACATGGGGGGCTATGTCAGCTAAGGTTTTGTTCATATCCGCGCCATCTAGTAAGCCGTTTATTTCACTATTAATGGCATCTCTAATACTGCTTTCAATAATGCCTAAGGTGGAAATGCTAATCTGACTGTCATGTTTTAATGTTAAGTGGCCATTCGCATTTCTAGCGTCAATTTTTTCAGCCGCTAGGTTTCTTGTCTCACGATAGGGGAACGCCCCCTTAAAGAGGAGCTCGATGTTAAAAGAGAATTGCGTAATATTGATATTGGGGCCTGCTATATCAATTTCTGCTGGCCCAGTTGTTTCAAATTCAAGGGGGATAGGGAGGGACAGGGTGTCATTGCCTCGTCTGCCAATTTGTGGGCACGGGACAATAAGATTGAGATCGCGCAAACGGGCACCCAAAGGTAAATCTAGAGGTTTAGTGATATTATCTACGCCTAACATTTTTGAAAACTCAGGATTAAACTTAACCGAGGCGGTATTATCTAGCCGAACTCTCATTCCCACCAGTTTGTGCACTTTTAGTAGTAATCTATTTAATAGTGATAAGGGAACGGCGGTTTCGCTAAGTGTTAATTGTAAATCTGGGTGTATTAGATGAATGTTAAAGCTCTCAGTAACGGTGCTCTTGTTTCTAATTCTTAGTGTCCACGTTCCATCTAGATCAGCATCTTTAATAAGATATTTATAGCGTTCATCGACTACTGGCGGTGACGCTCCTCCTGGCCGATTATCGTCGATGAAAACCCCTGCATCTTCACCAAATTCAGGAAGGGGGCCAATACCATCATTTATAGCCGCTAAAACACCAGGTACATTGTCGATATCGGGTTGAACCATCGCAAATTCATTGTTTGACCCTGGTTTAACTAACATCACTTCAATAGGTACTTGAAAACCTGGATTGATTTGCTTAACCGAAATTGATATTAGTTTGTTACCGGATAATACGGTGTGGCTATTTCGAAAGTTTGTTTTAAATTTGTACTCAAAACCACTGTTAGTGCCAAACGCGGGTTGGATTTGCATGGTTCCATCTACATTTATTGCTG is a window from the Agarivorans sp. TSD2052 genome containing:
- a CDS encoding phospholipase C → MNDIITAINVDGTMQIQPAFGTNSGFEYKFKTNFRNSHTVLSGNKLISISVKQINPGFQVPIEVMLVKPGSNNEFAMVQPDIDNVPGVLAAINDGIGPLPEFGEDAGVFIDDNRPGGASPPVVDERYKYLIKDADLDGTWTLRIRNKSTVTESFNIHLIHPDLQLTLSETAVPLSLLNRLLLKVHKLVGMRVRLDNTASVKFNPEFSKMLGVDNITKPLDLPLGARLRDLNLIVPCPQIGRRGNDTLSLPIPLEFETTGPAEIDIAGPNINITQFSFNIELLFKGAFPYRETRNLAAEKIDARNANGHLTLKHDSQISISTLGIIESSIRDAINSEINGLLDGADMNKTLADIAPHVTEGIMFLAKGNDDRQFYDLRMTDAQMIVRHYATPSHKLRLQEAFQPDHEFEPLLVAQAFTPVTPTVPTTVPFQFLTQGFTPTFVGTTGTMAPETPTNGGAAKKIEHIVVLMLENRSFDHMLGYLTSKKGRNDIDGLGNIASYSNPIPGGNQTQSILRLQDGKAVQVDPGHSVTANQEQIAGGEMSGFLSNYLRKSAFSNDPEGANVVMGFYDDEHLEVFDQLADEYMVCDRWFCSHPGPTYPNRFISLMGSTPDVNNLELESRLAGAVKGTTIFDLLSEGNVSWNYVESNISFLRMFEKYRIDETNIVQRNNWLTKARNGNLPAVSWIDPHIGNLEIDDDADDDHPPSNVVRGQEGVFEIYAALTANKQQWDKTLFVITYDEHGGFYDHVPPHGINSNTAPEVHKIHPDGATHYGPRVPALLVSPWIKKRSVSSTVFDHTSLLKTILVNFLGEEAGNQNLLGPRVDAANSLLDQLENTKRANTVILQAPAPAANFAPGDVNIPIEKSSFHLGMRLFPFGLQFRTQVASKVDD